One window of Plasmodium falciparum 3D7 genome assembly, chromosome: 7 genomic DNA carries:
- a CDS encoding 60S ribosomal protein L34, with protein MAQRVHYRRHNHYNTKSNKVRPVRTPGGKLTIHVVKKKAGKPKCADCKTAIQGVKALRPADNYRARRKNRTVARAYGGSICARCIRERIMRAFLFEEQKCVRQVLKEKKKQEKKVKKVKKEKKKVNAKEVKKTATDNKKAKKVADKKKGK; from the exons atggCACAAAGAGTTCATTATCGTAGGCACAATCATTACAATACAAAGTCAAACAAAGTAAGACCTGTAAGAACACCAGGAGGAAAATTAACTATTCATGTTGTTAAGAAAAAAGCTGGAAAACCTAAATGTGCTGACTGTAAAACAGCTATACAAGGg gtAAAAGCCTTAAGACCAGCAGATAATTATAGAGCAAGGAGAAAGAATCGAACTGTAGCAAGAGCTTATGGAGGTTCCATATGTGCTCGTTGCATAAGAGAAAGAATTATGAGAGCCTTTTTATTTGAAGAACAAAAATGTGTAAGACAAGtattgaaagaaaaaaagaaacaagaAAAGAAAGTTAAAAAGgttaagaaagaaaaaaaaaaggttaaTGCTAAAGAAGTAAAGAAAACAGCTACTGACAATAAAAAGGCCAAGAAGGTTGCTGATAAGAAAAagggaaaataa
- a CDS encoding protein transport protein USE1, putative, whose protein sequence is MIVFDELFEFLREVEITCDNFKEEEEEKEKIILFINELNSYINDLSLSLKGKINNSDDLTDHDILKKIIYKKEALEKAIKNEKDNFKRDAKIKEKVINNEEGGVNKHTNNINNDNMNDKNYDNDGKGDNTFNICNDKKNLSYKDDDINDLTCHPNNKISIGSNEEIKNEYNNNLINGEKKDELSITCNDNMLKKNVVDENITNDCSYNINNKKDNNENDINNTNNNNNNSNNNDNIEILKDDIIKEWGEQIDEFDNLLYEHTLAYKKKDFFKKIEKKKKKKNLDFLQENTIDEELCLLAQEMKENVLTYRDIIKEDNTTLEKSANKQNLTIDSMTDVNKKTQKMTKNKNISFFVSLLIIATSVVLFIFTFFVIILL, encoded by the coding sequence atgatTGTGTTCGACGAACTTTTTGAATTTCTCAGAGAAGTAGAAATAACATGTGATAATTTTAAAGAagaggaagaagaaaaagaaaaaattatattatttataaatgaattaaattCTTATATTAACGACCTTTCCCTTTCGCTTAAGGGAAAGATAAATAACTCTGATGATCTTACAGATCAtgacattttaaaaaaaataatttataaaaaagaagctTTAGAAAAAGCAATAAAAAACGAAAAGGACAATTTTAAAAGAGAtgcaaaaataaaagaaaaggtAATTAATAATGAGGAGGGAGGAGTAAACAaacatacaaataatattaataatgacaatatgaatgataaaaattatgataatgatggAAAAGGTGATAATACATTCAATATTTgtaatgataaaaagaatttGTCTTATAaggatgatgatataaatgatCTTACTTGTCAtcctaataataaaatatccaTAGGAAgtaatgaagaaataaaaaatgaatataataacaatttgATAAATGGTGAAAAGAAAGATGAACTTTCCATTACatgtaatgataatatgttaaaaaaaaatgtagtggatgaaaatataacaaatgacTGTTCATacaacataaataataaaaaggataataacgaaaatgatataaataatacaaacaataataataataatagtaataataatgataatattgaaaTTTTAAAAGACGATATTATTAAAGAATGGGGTGAACAGATTGATGAATTTGATAACTTACTTTATGAACATACACTagcttataaaaaaaaagatttctttaaaaaaattgagaaaaaaaaaaaaaaaaaaaatctagaTTTCTTACAAGAAAATACGATTGATGAAGAATTATGCTTACTAGCTCAAGAAATGAAAGAAAATGTTTTGACATATAgagatattataaaagaagataATACAACATTAGAAAAATCGGCGAACAAACAAAATCTAACCATTGATTCTATGACAgatgttaataaaaaaacacaaaaaatgaccaaaaataaaaatatttctttctttGTTTCCTTATTAATAATAGCAACTTCAGTagtactttttatatttaccttttttgtaataatacttttataa
- a CDS encoding 50S ribosomal protein L1, mitochondrial, putative: MMRNFFSSLTGMSFLKSNSKHNNNKVFWLIQKRGRKYIPFYDINKKKQKKKGFNKVHEKKKEDDDNEINTEKRVERDVDNIESEKLTQGDNIQFVNRKKDYVSSTYSLRSNLLPALSPMKGLKLLLSLNDSNYFNMLKNDDSKINFNLIIKIDIKRESLRGMCNLVHSVDKNKKILVLVDEEHQNLKKYGADYVGLEYINKIKNGWLDFNICITNFKNINKILCIAKILGPKKLMPNIKSDTLVDNLEETIKKIKSGNTIEYRSEPIDLYTFQLYNEIYNFQQIDLNSIAHINVQIAPIDMNFYHILENMKCFTSEIIKNNIHSTHTQKENKTTAFTWPPITAKHKKQKINIEEKINLFHKNDDSSQSFILGGYITYGNYPKIFLRSNLLHPHSDGYSN, translated from the coding sequence ATGAtgagaaattttttttcttccttaaCAGGAATGTCTTTTCTAAAGTCTAATTCGAagcataataataacaaagtGTTTTGGTTAATACAAAAAAGGGGACGtaaatatattcctttttatgatataaataaaaagaaacagaaaaaaaaaggatttaATAAAGTACAtgagaaaaagaaagaagatgatgataatgaaatTAATACGGAAAAAAGAGTAGAAAGAGATGTCGACAATATAGAATCAGAGAAATTAACACAAGGTGATAATATACAATTTGTGAATAGAAAAAAAGACTATGTATCTTCTACTTATTCTTTACGTTCTAATTTATTACCAGCATTGTCACCTATGAAAGGATTAAAATTGTTATTAAGTTTAAATGAtagtaattattttaatatgttaaaaaatgatgattccaaaataaattttaatttaattataaaaattgataTAAAAAGAGAATCCTTAAGAGGGATGTGTAACCTAGTACATAGTgtggataaaaataaaaaaatattagttTTGGTTGATGAAGAACatcaaaatttaaaaaaatatggagcTGACTATGTTGGTTtagaatatattaacaaaataaaaaacggATGGCttgattttaatatatgtataaccaactttaaaaatattaataaaattttatgcATAGCCAAAATTTTAGGACCTAAAAAACTAATGCCCAATATTAAATCAGATACATTAGTAGATAACTTAGAAGaaactattaaaaaaattaaaagtgGTAATACTATAGAATATAGAAGTGAACCTATTGATTTATATACTTTccaattatataatgaaatatataatttccaACAAATAGATTTAAATTCTATAGCACATATTAACGTTCAAATAGCTCCTATAGATATGAACTTTTATCATATActtgaaaatatgaaatgtTTTACTtcagaaattataaaaaataatatacattctACTCATAcgcaaaaagaaaataaaactaCAGCATTTACTTGGCCACCTATTACTGcaaaacataaaaaacaaaaaataaatattgaagaaaaaattaatctatttcataaaaatgatgattcTTCTcaatcttttatattaggAGGATATATAACTTATGGTAATTATCCAAAAATATTCCTTCGATCAAATTTGCTACATCCACATTCGGATGGTTATTCTAactaa
- a CDS encoding AAA family ATPase, CDC48 subfamily, translated as MKVRKMHYPLFSFTEYLSCYIILYFFVFLPNYSYAININNYHNKNNLWNINNKWNNQQSNHFSNNRIGHFLWGSKIRKNPLASISTSITTKKLENQKKKTNKNESYSNVNDKYEHNNNTAHFVQINYKNDQSNDTLSTYKNNNEMTVEGKPNNLASGEGKKEIHNTTQKILEKVDYFKEREKITNSYNNNNNNNKVIVTHDNKNHTNYINKVENKQSDDKIKNLNNKYIKKFKSHILQNDILGTISTMFWSGKKNNNGNVKKGIKNVPMDEKSYSPNDHDNNSNNSNNNNNNDNNNSNNNNNNNNGGKNNSYYNEKTQKGVNDKETNFLLKALDSGKFPTYCLVENIDENLDNFDIYMSKEKMDELNINDGATVLLKGKKKREMLGIARLDRSLKKHYVVISFAMKKNLRLMHNDIIKIHPFMNAKRIRNVVLSPFSDTIPNLSREELEKAVIHPYLKNSYKPLRVNSNIYIYYKNNKIEFKVLKIISEESENEEFGCIGEHSQLTLAEEYLKREDYEENNDDITYEDLGGMKKQLNKIRELIELPLKYPEIFMSIGISAPKGVLMHGIPGTGKTSIAKAIANESNAYCYIINGPEIMSKHIGESEQKLRKIFKKASEKTPCIIFIDEIDSIANKRSKSNNELEKRVVSQLLTLMDGLKKNNNVLVLAATNRPNSIDPALRRFGRFDREIEIPVPDEQGRYEILLTKTKKMKLDPDVNLRKIAKECHGYVGADLAQLCFEAAIQCIKEHIHFLDLDEEDFIEFMKISVDEDKKNMGNEPYGSSHTNNSNYINHLTESSNKLSYTNMFPLNRKNTLLQNDKNEMNKDSSYDKKTDALDNYKNDSTIDMEKKKNKKKSNFFFSNDDEETKNKNKTNVNQKKKKNPNDKLDKNERRIPAYILNKLTIKAKHFQHALNICNPSSLRERQVQIPTVTWNDIGGMNEVKEQLKETILYPLEYKHLYNKFNSNYNKGILLYGPPGCGKTLLAKAIANECKANFISVKGPELLTMWFGESEANVRDLFDKARAASPCIIFFDEIDSLAKERNSNTNNDASDRVINQILTEIDGINEKKTIFIIAATNRPDILDKALTRPGRLDKLIYISLPDLKSRYSIFKAILKNTPLNEDVDIHDMAKRTEGFSGADITNLCQSAVNEAIKETIHLLNIRKKEQEEQRKKNKNSFKIDDTDTYDPVPTLSKKHFDLAFKNARISIQPEDVLKYEKFKEKLSLQDF; from the coding sequence atgaaAGTAAGAAAAATGCATTATccccttttttcttttacagAATATTTatcatgttatattatactttatttttttgtttttcttccaaattattcatatgctattaacataaataattatcataataaaaacaatttgtggaatataaataataaatggaaTAATCAACAATCAAATCATTTTTCTAATAATAGAATTGGACATTTTCTTTGGGGGTcgaaaataaggaaaaatcCTTTGGCCTCAATCAGTACGTCCATAACAACCAAAAAGCTAGagaaccaaaaaaaaaaaacaaataaaaatgaaagttACAGTAATgtaaatgataaatatgagcacaataataatacagCACATTTTGtacaaattaattataaaaatgatcaaTCAAATGATACTTTAAGTACTTATAAGAACAATAATGAAATGACTGTTGAAGGAAAGCCAAATAATTTGGCCTCTGGTGAAGGAAAAAAGGAGATACATAATACAACCCAAAAGATATTGGAAAAAGTGGATTATTTTaaagaaagagaaaaaataacaaatagttataataataataataataataataaggttATCGTTAcacatgataataaaaatcatacgaattatattaataaagtggaaaataaacaaagtgatgataaaataaaaaatttaaataacaaatatataaaaaaattcaaatcacacattttacaaaatgatatattgGGAACTATATCTACCATGTTTTGGTcaggtaaaaaaaataataatgggaatgtaaaaaaaggaataaaaaatgttcCTATGGATGAAAAGAGTTATTCTCCGAATGACCacgataataatagtaataatagtaataataataataataatgataataataatagtaataataataataataataataatggtgggaaaaataattcttattataatgaaaaaacaCAAAAAGGTGTTAACGATAAAGAAACCAATTTTCTTCTTAAAGCATTGGACAGTGGAAAATTTCCTACATATTGTCTTGTAGAAAATATTGATGAAAACCTAGacaattttgatatatatatgagtaAAGAAAAGATGgatgaattaaatattaatgatgGTGCTACTGTTTTattaaaagggaaaaaaaaaagagaaatgcTTGGTATTGCTAGATTAGATAGAAGtttaaaaaaacattatGTTGTTATATCTTTTgctatgaaaaaaaatttaagacTTATgcataatgatataataaaaatccaTCCTTTTATGAATGCTAAGAGAATACGTAATGTTGTCTTAAGCCCGTTTAGTGATACCATACCTAATTTAAGTAGAGAAGAATTAGAAAAAGCTGTCATACATCCATATTTAAAGAATAGTTATAAACCATTACGTGtgaatagtaatatatatatatattataaaaataataaaatcgAATTTAAAgtcttaaaaattatatcagAAGAAAgtgaaaatgaagaatttgGGTGTATAGGAGAACATTCTCAATTGACCTTAGCAGAAGAATATTTAAAGAGAGAAgattatgaagaaaataatgatgatattacTTATGAAGATTTAGGAGGTATGAAAAAACAGTTAAACAAAATTAGAGAATTAATTGAATTGCCATTAAAATATCCGGAAATTTTTATGAGTATAGGAATATCAGCACCTAAAGGTGTATTAATGCATGGTATACCAGGTACAGGGAAAACATCTATTGCTAAAGCTATAGCTAATGAAAGTAATGCgtattgttatattattaatggtCCCGAAATTATGTCAAAACATATTGGAGAATCAGAACagaaattaagaaaaattttcaaaaaagCAAGTGAAAAAACAccatgtattatttttattgatgAAATTGATTCAATTGCTAATAAAAGAAGTAAAAGTAATAATGAACTAGAAAAAAGGGTTGTATCCCAATTATTAACTTTAATGGatggtttaaaaaaaaacaataatgtGTTAGTTTTGGCTGCGACGAATAGACCTAATTCAATTGACCCCGCTTTAAGAAGATTTGGAAGATTTGATAGAGAAATAGAAATACCCGTACCTGATGAACAAGGAAGATATGAAATTTTATTAACCAAAacaaagaaaatgaaattagATCCTGATGTtaatttaagaaaaatagCAAAAGAATGTCATGGGTATGTAGGAGCAGATTTAGCTCAATTATGTTTTGAAGCTGCTATTCAATGTATTAAAGAACATATTCATTTTCTAGATTTAGATGAAGAAGATTTTATTGAATTCATGAAAATTAGTGTAgatgaagataaaaaaaatatgggtAATGAACCTTATGGTAGTTCACATACAAACAattcaaattatataaatcacCTCACAGAAAGTAGTAACAAGTTATCATATACTAATATGTTTCCactaaatagaaaaaataccTTGTTACAAAATgacaaaaatgaaatgaataaaGATTCCagttatgataaaaaaacaGATGCGttagataattataaaaatgattctACAATAGAtatggagaaaaaaaaaaataaaaaaaaaagtaattttttctttagtaatgatgatgaagaaacaaaaaataaaaataaaacaaatgtgaaccagaaaaaaaaaaaaaacccaaatgataaattagataaaaatgaaagaagaATACcagcatatatattaaataaattaacaaTTAAAGCTAAACATTTCCAACAtgctttaaatatatgtaatccTAGTTCATTAAGAGAAAGACAAGTACAAATACCAACGGTTACATGGAATGATATTGGTGGTATGAATGAAGTGAAAGAACAGTTGAAAGAAACCATTTTATATCCATTAGAATATAagcatttatataataaatttaattctaattataataaaggaatattattatatggtcCTCCAGGTTGTGGAAAAACATTATTAGCTAAAGCAATTGCAAATGAATGCAAAGCTAATTTTATATCTGTAAAAGGACCTGAATTATTAACTATGTGGTTTGGTGAGTCAGAAGCAAATGTTCGAGATTTATTTGATAAAGCTAGAGCAGCTTCTccatgtataatattttttgatgAAATAGATTCTTTAgcaaaagaaagaaatagtAATACTAATAATGATGCAAGTGATAGAGTAATCAATCAAATATTAACCGAAATTGATGGtattaatgaaaagaaaacaatatttattatagcTGCAACTAATAGACCAGATATATTAGATAAAGCTTTAACGAGACCCGGAAGATTagataaattaatttatatatctttaccTGATTTAAAAAGTAGATATAGTATATTTAAAGCTATACTTAAGAATACTCCTCTAAATGAAGATGTTGATATTCATGATATGGCAAAACGAACAGAGGGCTTTTCTGGAGCTGATATTACAAATCTTTGTCAAAGTGCTGTAAATGAAGCTATTAAAGAAACTATACATCTActtaatataagaaaaaaagaacaagaagaacaaagaaaaaaaaataaaaacagtTTTAAAATTGATGATACAGATACATATGATCCAGTACCTACCCTATCCAAAAAGCATTTCGATTTGGCTTTCAAAAATGCACGTATATCAATTCAGCCAGAGGatgtattaaaatatgaGAAATTTAAGGAAAAGTTATCTTTACAAGATTTTTAA
- a CDS encoding histone deacetylase complex subunit SAP18, putative — MSRSVSLSLSSNEKSSSSFFSTKRSNKNIEEDEYGKKRLPSYDRKHLKNKSKGQKVEKDTYSEDDDNNKSNNVVHDNVSKEKNWDNNNNNYYYYKKKKKKRKDYHSSSSISVMSLSSFSKDDDSEYKEIKRKNKDNANKKESSNYKKKKEDKYNKRDCYQYDKYDHDNYNDHAHSYSNHSSDRKKRKKYREEKHKEKKKKKKKSYSSSISYYDNYKDDKKKKEDRNISKNNKDKRKKRYSRSSTVSFSSYYEDISDNSNESDTIKNGKNRNKKKNKNKHDKEEKYYTSKHSDKEKDYSRKKKKRDTNESLYSISLSSYEDFKRRKHKTKKDKDKDNGKDSDYYDEEGHIKEHTEELLKEKKKKNKEKKRTWKNEKHEDTSKDFFYNKEKTHSLEGTGNEKNSYFSREISEDFFASNSRNKSRISSSDSYYKIKKHECKDRKKRKYDEENLLLRTKKKRKRRDNHYTDDNYVSDNSYSSMYRNKNYTTNRKNDRVNNRTNNHTTYRNNDRIDYPRRSSYREDISIKYYDKKDLEKEKYIKRYNENEKYRNNDFISKYDINKKRKSSSNYDISSKYNNYKRSSYINNISINTNSRYSNSHMNGIDKIGIINREKTCPFLLRLFYKVDKEYNVDDMDILTKDNNSNELQIYAWIDITMREIVTLVKDFYKDSRQRNAQWVFKVFSYEKKKLTFLSKVHSTIYNYKEDNKTLLSLNYEIGDIILLSIMLDRK; from the coding sequence atgaGCAGAAGTGTAAGTTTGAGTTTAAGTTCAAACGAGAAATCTTCTTCAAGTTTTTTCTCAACAAAAAggtcaaataaaaatatcgaAGAAGATGAATATGGAAAGAAGAGATTACCAAGTTATGATAGAAAACATTTGAAGAATAAATCCAAAGGTCAAAAAGTTGAAAAAGATACATATTCggaagatgatgataataataaaagtaataatgtAGTACACGATAATGtatcaaaagaaaaaaattgggataataataataataattattattattataaaaagaaaaaaaagaaaagaaaagactACCATTCTTCTTCTAGTATTAGTGTGATGAGTTTATCATCTTTTAGTAAAGATGATGATAGTGAATACAAAGAAatcaaaaggaaaaataaggATAATGCGAACAAGAAAGAAAGCTCtaactataaaaaaaaaaaggaagataAGTATAACAAACGTGATTGCTATCAATATGATAAGTACGatcatgataattataatgaccATGCTCATAGCTATAGTAATCATTCCAGTGataggaaaaaaagaaaaaaatatagagaaGAGAAACataaggaaaagaaaaagaaaaaaaaaaaatcctaTTCCTCTAGTATCagttattatgataattataaagacgacaaaaaaaaaaaagaagatcgaaacatatcaaaaaataataaagataaaagaaaaaaaagatacaGTAGATCAAGTACTGTTTCTTTTTCTAGCTATTATGAAGATATAAGCGATAATAGCAATGAAAGTGACActataaaaaatggaaaaaatagaaataaaaaaaaaaataaaaataaacatgataaagaagaaaaatattatacatcaAAACATTCAGACAAAGAAAAAGATTATtctcgaaaaaaaaaaaaaagggacaCGAACGAATCATTATATTCAATAAGTTTAAGTTCATATGAAGATTTTAAGAGAAGAAAacacaaaacaaaaaaggaTAAGGATAAGGATAATGGAAAGGACagtgattattatgatgaggAGGGTCATATAAAGGAACACACggaagaattattaaaagaaaagaagaaaaaaaataaagaaaaaaaaagaacatggaaaaatgaaaaacatGAAGACACAAGTAAagatttcttttataataaggaaaaaacACATTCTTTAGAAGGGACAggaaatgaaaagaatagtTATTTTAGTAGGGAAATATCCGAAGATTTCTTCGCTTCCAATAGTAGAAATAAAAGTAGAATAAGTTCTAGTGattcttattataaaataaagaaacatGAATGTAAGGataggaaaaaaagaaaatatgatgaagaaaatttattattaagaaCAAAGAAAAAGAGGAAAAGACGAGATAATCATTATACTGATGACAATTATGTTAGTGATAATTCTTATAGTAGTATGTATcgtaataaaaattatacgaCTAATCGTAAAAATGATCGTGTAAATAATCGAACCAATAACCATACAACCTATCGAAATAATGATCGTATAGATTATCCTCGACGTAGTTCATATAGGGAAGACATTTCcattaaatattatgataagaAGGATTTAGAAAAAGAGAagtatattaaaagatacaatgaaaatgaaaaatatagaaataacGATTTTATATCGaaatatgatattaataaaaaaaggaaaagttcttctaattatgatatatcatctaaatataataattataaacgttcatcttatataaataatatatctattaaTACGAACAGTCGTTATTCTAACTCTCACATGAATGGAATTGATAAGATAGGAATAATAAATAGGGAAAAAACATGTCCTTTTCTTCTTCGGTTGTTTTATAAAGTGGATAAAGAGTATAATGTTGATGATATGGATATATTGactaaagataataatagtaatgaattacaaatatatgcATGGATAGATATCACTATGAGAGAAATTGTTACGCTTGTAAAAGATTTCTATAAAGATAGTAGACAAAGAAATGCTCAATGGGTTTTTAAAGTTTtttcatatgaaaaaaaaaaattaacattcTTATCAAAGGTACATAgtacaatatataattataaagaagataataaaacCTTACTATCTTTAAATTATGAGATTGGTGATATTATACTACTATCTATTATGTTGGACAGAAAATGA
- a CDS encoding regulator of chromosome condensation, putative has translation MKKLKNTLFIFGSGECGQLPPEYCTDYVQVNPTAIPNLPNDIDEVICGSMHTIIKTTDDKLYSFGCNDMGVLGRKTYSSGIKDLEHSPTLINFTFPSKIKKITCGDNHTAILLENGKVYITGGFRDYCGVLGLPSFGEKNELLTKSFEFIEIQFSYNNNNNNNNSNNNNGGILKSQDSYENHTYDKSNNSIDLKDEDIKIINIISGEDHLICLDESHEYIFTMGNSDSCQVCNNFYEQEDSEEQRIKYVYPNCYHYTYFGFENKFENIYCGGNNTYVQLENSLDVYGIGRNAYGSCGVSSKDNIIKKFEKIQELSQKKINQLCGGQSFTVCLLNNNDLYIWGNREILGMEYDDDAYSPLELDFFKKNNYTVKNITCGTDHCLVLTDNGKLFGWGTGGNEFDENTSLAVIEKNEPSEIDFFKFVKKMILKCNKNDSELLHQNLIQIVSFAGGSSHCAFISSHIDTDRVSVKRGYDEIYDEDMLSKKHKRDNNNNYNDIQNENRDLEQIDAHDEIVKKYLEEKKNQIQNEDDKMDKTYKVNKNKGKDHTYIKDTYYDKSTNKYSTKDMSQPLDKINEQSEGSNLPSEQNKRRRSVKTKSYLSNESPTRKQPRRSCKEHTSLNENANKKFYQIIDKPIIKKKRKTTTSMKNKNTNLKEAQSPSGKRKVKSVGSRRESLSAPISKKDNLKRE, from the coding sequence atgaaaaaattaaaaaatacactttttatttttgggTCAGGAGAATGTGGTCAATTACCCCCAGAATATTGTACTGACTATGTTCAGGTAAATCCAACAGCTATTCCCAATTTACCAAATGATATTGATGAAGTAATATGTGGGTCTATGCATacaattataaaaacaacagatgataaattatattcttttggTTGTAATGACATGGGTGTATTAGGAAGAAAAACATATTCGAGTGGAATAAAAGATTTAGAACATTCTCCTactttaattaattttacgtttccttcaaaaataaaaaaaattacatgtGGTGATAACCATACAGCCATTTTGTTAGAGAATGGTAAGGTATATATTACTGGAGGATTTCGAGATTATTGTGGAGTATTAGGGTTACCATCATTTGGAGAAAAAAACGAATTATTAACAAAATCGTTTGAATTTATAGAAATACAATTTAGttataacaacaacaataataataataatagtaataataataatggggGCATATTAAAAAGTCAAGATTCTTATGAAAATCATACATATGATAAGTCAAATAACTCAATTGATCTAAAAgatgaagatataaaaataattaatataatatctgGTGAGGATCATTTAATTTGTCTTGATGAAAGTCacgaatatatttttaccatGGGGAATAGTGATTCATGTCAAGTGTGCAATAACTTTTATGAACAAGAAGATTCAGAAGaacaaagaataaaatatgtatatccaaattgttatcattatacatattttggatttgaaaataaatttgaaaatatttattgtggtggaaataatacatatgttCAGTTGGAAAATTCTTTAGATGTATATGGTATTGGTAGGAATGCATATGGATCTTGTGGTGTATCTtcaaaagataatataattaaaaaatttgaaaaGATTCAAGAATTATcacaaaagaaaattaatcAATTATGTGGTGGACAAAGTTTTACAGTctgtttattaaataataatgatttatatatatggggTAATAGAGAAATATTAGGTATGgaatatgatgatgatgcATATTCTCCTTTAGAATtagatttttttaaaaaaaataattatactgtaaaaaatattacatgtGGTACTGATCATTGTTTAGTTTTGACAGATAATGGAAAATTATTTGGATGGGGTACAGGAGGTAACGAATTTGATGAAAATACCTCCTTAGCtgttatagaaaaaaatgaacccTCAGAAattgatttttttaaatttgtaaaaaaaatgattttaaaatgtaataaaaatgattctGAATTACTACATCAAAATTTAATACAAATTGTGTCTTTTGCAGGAGGTTCATCTCACTGTGCATTTATTTCATCACATATAGATACTGATAGGGTGTCTGTAAAGAGAGGATATGATGAAATATATGATGAAGACATGTTAAGCAAAAAACACAAaagagataataataataattataatgatattcAAAATGAGAATAGAGATCTAGAACAAATTGATGCTCATGATGaaattgtaaaaaaatatttagaagagaaaaaaaatcaaatacaaaatgaagatgataaaatggataaaacatataaagttaataaaaataaaggaaaagATCATACTTATATTAAAGATACTTATTATGATAAAtctacaaataaatattcaaCAAAAGATATGTCTCAACCtttagataaaataaatgaacaaaGTGAAGGTTCCAACTTACCAagtgaacaaaataaaagacGAAGAAGTGTTAAAACTAAATCATATCTAAGTAATGAAAGCCCAACAAGAAAACAACCTAGAAGGTCATGTAAAGAACATACAtcattaaatgaaaatgcaaataaaaaattctaCCAAATTATTGATAAaccaataataaaaaaaaaaagaaaaactacTACTTcaatgaaaaacaaaaacaccAACCTAAAAGAAGCACAATCACCAAgtggaaaaagaaaagtaaaATCTGTGGGATCAAGAAGGGAAAGTTTATCCGCACCTATCTCCAAAAAggataatttaaaaagagaataa